Proteins co-encoded in one Micropterus dolomieu isolate WLL.071019.BEF.003 ecotype Adirondacks linkage group LG19, ASM2129224v1, whole genome shotgun sequence genomic window:
- the sfxn1 gene encoding sideroflexin-1: MAAELSTSINIKEPRWDQSTFVGRAKHFFTVTDPRNILLTNEQLAHAHKIITDYRQGIVTPGLTEDELWKAKYVFDSAFHPDTGEKMILIGRMSAQVPMNMTITGCMMTFYKTTPAVLLWQWINQSFNAIVNYTNRSGDAPITVSQLGTAYVSATTGAVATALGLNALTKHISPLIGRFVPFAAVAAANCINIPLMRQRELQHGIPITDENDNRLGESTKAAQQAISQVVVSRILMASPGMAIPPFLMNHLEKKAFLKRFPWMSAPIQVSLVGFCLVFATPLCCALFPQKSSMSVNRLEPELQEKIRAKHPGVERVYFNKGL, from the exons ATGGCTGCAGAGCTTTCCACTTCCATAAACATCAAGGAGCCTCGGTGGGACCAAAGCACATTTGTAGGTCGGGCTAAACATTTCTTCACTGTCACAGACCCCAGGAACATCCTCCTCACCAACGAACAACTAGCTCATGCACACAAAATCATCACTGACTACAG GCAAGGTATAGTCACTCCGGGACTGACAGAAGATGAACTGTGGAAGGCCAAATATGTTTTTGACTCTGCTTTTCATCCCGACACTGGGGAGAAGATGATCCTGATTGGCCGCATGTCAGCGCAAGTTCCAATGAACATGACGATCACTGGATGCATGATGACCTTTTACAA GACAACTCCAGCTGTGTTGCTCTGGCAGTGGATCAATCAGTCTTTCAACGCAATAGTCAATTACACCAACAGGAGCGGTGATGCTCCAATCACAGTCAG TCAGCTTGGCACGGCTTATGTGTCTGCCACCACAGGGGCAGTTGCTACCGCTCTAGGACTAAATGCACTAACAAAG CACATCTCACCCCTGATTGGACGGTTTGTTCCATTTgctgctgtagctgctgctAACTGTATCAACATCCCACTGATGAGACAAAG AGAACTTCAACACGGCATTCCCATAACAGATGAGAATGACAACAGGTTAGGAGAGTCGACGAAAGCTGCACAGCAGGCTATCTCTCAGGTTGTGGTCTCCAGGATCCTCATGGCTTCTCCGGGAATGG CTATCCCCCCGTTTTTAATGAACCATTTGGAAAAAAAGGCCTTTCTGAAG AGGTTCCCATGGATGAGTGCACCTATTCAAGTCAGCCTGGTGGGATTCTG cCTGGTGTTTGCCACTCCACTGTGCTGTGCATTGTTCCCTCAGAAGAG CTCTATGTCAGTCAACCGATTGGAGCCGGAGCTGCAGGAGAAAATCCGGGCCAAGCACCCAGGAGTGGAGAGGGTGTACTTCAACAAAGGGCTATGA